The Bacillus vallismortis genome window below encodes:
- the nrdF gene encoding class 1b ribonucleoside-diphosphate reductase subunit beta, translating to MTKIYDAANWSKHEDDFTQMFYNQNVKQFWLPEEIALNGDLLTWKYLGKNEQDTYMKVLAGLTLLDTEQGNTGMPIVAEHVDGHQRKAVLNFMAMMENAVHAKSYSNIFMTLAPTETINEVFEWVKQNKYLQKKAHVIVGLYKAIQKDDEISLFKAMVASVYLESFLFYSGFYYPLYFYGQGKLMQSGEIINLILRDEAIHGVYVGLLAQEIYNKQTEEKKAELREFAINLLDELYENELEYTEDLYDQVGLSHDVKKFIRYNANKALMNLGFDPYFEEEDINPIVLNGLNTKTKSHDFFSMKGNGYKKATVEPLKDDDFYFGDEKEQI from the coding sequence GTGACGAAAATTTATGACGCAGCAAACTGGTCAAAGCATGAAGACGATTTTACCCAAATGTTCTATAACCAAAACGTGAAACAGTTCTGGCTTCCGGAAGAGATTGCTTTAAACGGCGATCTCCTCACATGGAAGTACCTCGGGAAAAACGAGCAGGACACTTATATGAAGGTACTGGCCGGACTGACTCTTCTTGATACAGAGCAGGGGAATACGGGAATGCCGATCGTGGCTGAACACGTAGACGGCCACCAGCGGAAAGCGGTGCTGAACTTTATGGCGATGATGGAGAACGCTGTCCATGCGAAGTCGTACTCTAATATTTTCATGACCCTGGCACCGACTGAAACGATTAATGAAGTATTCGAATGGGTTAAGCAAAATAAATATTTGCAGAAAAAAGCGCACGTCATCGTCGGACTTTACAAAGCCATTCAAAAAGATGATGAGATTTCACTATTCAAAGCGATGGTTGCTTCCGTCTATTTGGAAAGCTTCCTCTTCTACAGCGGTTTCTATTATCCGTTATATTTCTACGGACAAGGAAAGCTGATGCAGAGCGGTGAAATCATTAACCTGATCCTTCGTGATGAAGCGATTCACGGCGTTTATGTGGGTCTGCTTGCTCAGGAAATTTATAATAAGCAGACAGAAGAGAAAAAAGCAGAGCTTCGCGAGTTTGCGATCAACCTTCTGGATGAGTTATATGAAAATGAGCTTGAGTATACAGAGGACTTGTACGATCAAGTTGGACTCTCACACGATGTAAAGAAATTCATCCGCTATAATGCCAATAAAGCGCTGATGAACCTTGGATTCGATCCATACTTTGAAGAGGAAGACATTAACCCGATCGTTTTAAATGGATTAAATACAAAAACAAAATCACATGACTTCTTCTCTATGAAGGGTAACGGTTATAAAAAAGCGACAGTTGAGCCGCTCAAAGACGATGACTTTTATTTTGGAGATGAAAAAGAGCAGATCTAA
- the glnR gene encoding transcriptional repressor GlnR yields the protein MSDNIRRSMPLFPIGIVMQLTELSARQIRYYEENGLIFPARSEGNRRLFSFHDVDKLLEIKHLIEQGVNMAGIKQILAKAEAEPEQKQNEKTKKPMKHDLSDDELRQLLKNELMQAGRFQRGNTFRQGDMSRFFH from the coding sequence ATGAGTGATAATATTCGCCGCTCAATGCCTTTATTTCCAATAGGAATTGTCATGCAGTTAACTGAGTTATCAGCAAGACAAATTCGATATTATGAGGAAAATGGACTGATATTTCCAGCGAGAAGCGAAGGGAATAGACGATTATTTTCGTTCCATGATGTAGATAAACTGTTAGAAATCAAGCACCTGATAGAACAAGGTGTAAACATGGCAGGGATTAAACAAATTCTGGCGAAAGCAGAAGCCGAACCAGAGCAAAAACAAAACGAGAAGACGAAAAAACCAATGAAACATGATCTGTCCGATGACGAACTGAGACAGCTCCTGAAAAACGAGCTCATGCAAGCCGGCCGTTTTCAACGAGGGAATACATTCCGCCAAGGCGACATGTCCCGCTTCTTTCATTAA
- a CDS encoding N-acetylmuramoyl-L-alanine amidase, with product MVKIFIDAGHGGSDPGATGNGLQEKTLTLQIALALRTILTNEYEGVSLLLSRTSDQYVSLSDRTNAANNWGADFFLSIHINAGGGTGFESYIYPGVGAPTTIYQSAIHSEVIQAVNFADRGKKTANFHVLRESAMPALLTENGFIDTVADANKLKTSSFIQSLARGHANGLEQAFKLKKTSSSGLYKVQAGAFKVKANADSLASSVEAKGFDTIVLLKDGLYKVQIGAFLSKANADALATRAKNAGFDAIVILES from the coding sequence ATGGTTAAAATTTTTATTGACGCTGGCCATGGCGGCTCTGATCCAGGCGCAACAGGAAATGGCCTTCAAGAAAAAACGTTAACCCTGCAAATCGCTTTAGCTTTGCGTACGATATTGACAAATGAGTATGAAGGCGTTTCTTTGCTGCTGAGCCGGACAAGCGACCAATATGTCAGCTTAAGCGATCGGACCAATGCTGCAAATAACTGGGGTGCAGATTTCTTTTTGTCCATTCACATTAATGCCGGGGGAGGCACAGGTTTTGAAAGCTATATTTACCCGGGTGTGGGGGCCCCGACGACGATTTACCAATCTGCGATTCACTCTGAAGTGATACAAGCTGTCAACTTTGCAGACCGCGGCAAAAAAACAGCAAACTTCCACGTCCTAAGGGAGTCGGCAATGCCTGCCCTATTGACTGAGAACGGGTTCATTGATACCGTAGCGGATGCGAATAAGCTGAAAACAAGCAGCTTTATTCAAAGCTTAGCGAGAGGCCATGCAAACGGATTGGAGCAAGCCTTTAAGCTTAAAAAGACCTCCAGTTCAGGCTTATATAAGGTTCAGGCCGGCGCATTTAAAGTAAAAGCGAATGCGGACTCACTCGCAAGCAGTGTCGAAGCTAAAGGCTTTGACACGATTGTCCTTTTAAAGGACGGATTATACAAAGTACAGATTGGCGCATTTTTATCCAAAGCCAATGCAGACGCCCTTGCCACTAGAGCGAAAAATGCCGGCTTTGACGCGATTGTCATTCTAGAATCATAA
- the nrdI gene encoding class Ib ribonucleoside-diphosphate reductase assembly flavoprotein NrdI: MVQIIFDSKTGNVQRFVNKIDFQQIRKVDDIDHMDTPFVLVTYTTNFGQVPASTQSFLEKYAHLLLGVAASGNKVWGDNFAKSADTISRQYQVPILHKFELSGTSKDVELFTQEVERVVTKSSAKMDPVK; encoded by the coding sequence GTGGTACAAATCATATTTGATTCGAAAACAGGGAATGTTCAGCGGTTTGTGAATAAAATAGACTTTCAGCAGATACGCAAGGTGGACGACATTGACCACATGGACACTCCGTTTGTTTTGGTCACCTACACGACGAACTTCGGTCAGGTACCGGCATCAACACAATCATTTCTCGAAAAATACGCCCATCTTTTATTAGGAGTCGCTGCGAGCGGCAATAAAGTATGGGGCGATAACTTTGCAAAAAGCGCCGATACCATTTCAAGACAATATCAGGTGCCGATCTTGCACAAATTTGAACTCAGCGGCACATCTAAAGACGTTGAATTGTTTACTCAGGAGGTAGAAAGAGTTGTCACAAAATCAAGTGCCAAAATGGATCCAGTTAAATAA
- the hflX gene encoding GTPase HflX: MNEQETRQEKAILVGCQLPHITDEHFENSMEELASLTKTADGTVLTSVTQKRNRADAATYIGKGKVEELKALVEELEADLLIFNDELSPSQLKSLATAIEVKMIDRTQLILDIFAKRARTREGKLQIELAQLQYALPRLTGQGINLSRQGGGIGARGPGETKLETDRRHIRNRIHEINTQLSTVTRHRSRYRERRKKNGVLQIALVGYTNAGKSTWFNRLTSADSYEEDLLFATLDPMTRKMVLPSGYSVLLSDTVGFIQDLPTTLIAAFRSTLEEVKEADLILHLIDSSNEDYPGHEKTVLRLLEELEADGIPMLTAYNKRDQKLPDFIPTAGRDHIMVSAKFEEDAYTFKEAIQRYLRQELLTSFEARVPASEGKLLSRIKSETMVDRFCFDEENERYDISGYVQEEQSIIGELKKYM; encoded by the coding sequence TTGAACGAACAGGAAACAAGACAGGAAAAAGCCATTTTAGTCGGATGTCAGCTGCCGCATATCACGGATGAGCATTTTGAAAATTCTATGGAAGAGCTTGCATCTCTGACAAAAACAGCAGACGGAACCGTATTGACCAGCGTCACTCAAAAAAGGAACAGGGCTGACGCCGCTACATATATAGGAAAAGGAAAGGTAGAAGAGCTGAAGGCATTGGTGGAAGAGCTTGAAGCTGATCTCCTTATTTTTAATGATGAGCTGTCGCCAAGTCAATTGAAGTCATTGGCAACTGCAATTGAAGTGAAAATGATTGACCGCACGCAATTGATATTAGATATTTTCGCAAAGCGGGCGAGAACGAGAGAAGGCAAACTCCAGATTGAACTGGCTCAGCTGCAATATGCACTTCCGCGTCTGACGGGGCAAGGAATTAATCTTTCCCGGCAAGGCGGAGGAATCGGGGCGAGAGGTCCCGGGGAAACAAAACTGGAAACCGACCGCCGCCATATCAGAAATCGTATCCATGAAATCAACACACAGCTCTCGACTGTCACTCGCCATAGAAGCCGATACCGTGAAAGAAGAAAGAAAAATGGCGTGCTTCAAATTGCGCTTGTCGGATACACAAACGCGGGGAAATCTACATGGTTCAACCGCTTGACAAGTGCAGACAGCTATGAAGAAGACCTTCTGTTTGCCACACTGGACCCGATGACCAGAAAAATGGTGCTGCCAAGCGGCTACAGCGTACTTCTGTCAGATACAGTAGGATTTATTCAGGATCTTCCGACGACACTGATTGCTGCATTTCGGTCAACACTTGAGGAAGTCAAAGAAGCGGATTTGATCCTGCATTTGATTGATTCCTCAAATGAGGATTACCCGGGACACGAAAAAACGGTGCTTCGGTTGCTTGAGGAACTTGAAGCCGATGGCATCCCGATGCTGACGGCTTACAATAAACGTGATCAAAAGCTGCCTGATTTTATTCCGACGGCCGGGAGAGATCACATTATGGTCAGTGCGAAATTTGAGGAAGACGCTTATACGTTTAAAGAAGCGATTCAGCGCTATTTGCGCCAAGAGCTGTTAACGTCTTTTGAAGCACGTGTGCCGGCAAGTGAAGGGAAGCTTCTTTCCAGAATCAAATCGGAAACGATGGTTGACCGGTTCTGCTTTGATGAAGAAAATGAACGGTACGACATATCAGGTTATGTACAAGAAGAGCAAAGCATCATTGGTGAATTAAAGAAGTATATGTAG
- the hfq gene encoding RNA chaperone Hfq, with translation MKPINIQDQFLNQIRKENTYVTVFLLNGFQLRGQVKGFDNFTVLLESEGKQQLIYKHAISTFAPQKNVQLELE, from the coding sequence ATGAAACCGATTAATATTCAGGATCAGTTTTTGAATCAAATCCGGAAAGAAAATACGTATGTCACTGTTTTTTTGCTGAATGGCTTTCAGTTGCGGGGCCAGGTGAAAGGCTTTGATAACTTTACCGTATTGCTGGAATCGGAAGGGAAGCAGCAGCTTATATATAAACATGCGATCTCAACGTTTGCGCCTCAAAAAAACGTCCAGCTTGAACTCGAATAG
- the nrdE gene encoding class 1b ribonucleoside-diphosphate reductase subunit alpha has protein sequence MSQNQVPKWIQLNNEIMIQKDGKFQFDKDKEAVHSYFVDYINQNTVFFHDLKEKLDYLIENQYYEEEFLSLYSFEDIKDVFKTAYAKKFRFPSFMSAFKFYNDYALKTNDKKKILERYEDRISIVALFFANGDTEKAKEYVNLMINQEYQPSTPTFLNAGRKRRGELVSCFLLEVNDSLNDISRAIDISMQLSKLGGGVSLNLSKLRAKGEAIKDVENATKGVVGVMKLLDNAFRYADQMGQRQGSGAAYLNIFHRDINDFLDTKKISADEDVRVKTLSIGVVIPDKFVELAREDKAAYVFYPHTIYKEYGQHMDELDMNEMYDKFVDNPRVKKEKINPRKLLEKLAMLRSESGYPYIMFQDNVNKVHANNHISKVKFSNLCSEVLQASQVSSYTDYDVEDEIGLDISCNLGSLNILNVMEHKSIEKTVKLATDSLTHVSETTDIRNAPAVRRANKAMKSIGLGAMNLHGYLAQNGIAYESPEARDFANTFFMMVNFYSIQRSAEIAKEKGETFDQYEGSTYATGEYFEKYVSTDFSPKYEKIATLFEGMHIPTAEDWEKLKAFVAEHGMYHSYRLCIAPTGSISYVQSSTASVMPIMERIEERTYGNSKTYYPMPGLASNNWFFYKEAYDMDMFKVVDMIGTIQQHIDQGISFTLFLKDTMTTRDLNRIDLYAHHRGIKTIYYARTKDTGQDSCLSCVV, from the coding sequence TTGTCACAAAATCAAGTGCCAAAATGGATCCAGTTAAATAACGAAATCATGATCCAAAAAGATGGAAAATTCCAGTTTGATAAGGATAAAGAGGCTGTACATAGCTATTTTGTAGATTATATCAACCAAAACACAGTTTTCTTTCACGACTTAAAAGAGAAGCTGGATTATTTGATTGAAAACCAATACTACGAAGAGGAATTCTTAAGCCTTTATTCTTTTGAAGACATTAAAGACGTGTTTAAGACAGCTTACGCTAAGAAGTTTCGTTTTCCTTCCTTCATGAGTGCGTTTAAATTCTATAATGACTATGCTTTGAAGACAAATGACAAGAAAAAAATCCTCGAGCGTTATGAGGACCGAATCTCAATTGTTGCGCTGTTCTTCGCAAACGGCGACACTGAGAAAGCAAAAGAATATGTGAACCTGATGATCAATCAGGAATATCAGCCGAGCACACCGACATTTTTGAACGCCGGCAGAAAACGCCGCGGTGAACTGGTGAGCTGCTTCTTGCTCGAAGTTAATGATTCTTTAAACGACATTTCAAGAGCGATCGATATCTCCATGCAGCTTTCTAAGCTGGGCGGCGGGGTTTCTCTTAACCTGTCCAAGCTCCGTGCCAAAGGTGAAGCCATTAAAGATGTTGAAAATGCCACAAAAGGTGTTGTAGGCGTGATGAAGCTCCTTGATAATGCGTTCCGCTACGCTGACCAAATGGGACAAAGACAAGGATCTGGAGCGGCGTACTTAAACATATTCCACCGCGATATCAATGATTTTCTTGATACGAAAAAGATTTCAGCGGATGAAGATGTACGTGTCAAAACGCTTTCTATCGGTGTTGTCATTCCGGATAAATTCGTTGAGCTTGCGCGTGAGGACAAAGCGGCTTACGTATTTTATCCGCACACGATTTATAAAGAGTACGGCCAGCATATGGATGAGCTGGACATGAACGAAATGTACGACAAATTTGTCGACAATCCCCGGGTGAAAAAGGAAAAAATCAACCCGCGGAAATTGCTTGAAAAACTGGCGATGCTTCGTTCTGAATCAGGCTATCCATACATCATGTTCCAAGATAACGTGAATAAAGTGCATGCGAATAACCATATTTCCAAGGTGAAATTTTCTAACCTTTGCTCTGAAGTGCTTCAGGCATCACAGGTTTCTTCATACACAGACTATGACGTAGAAGATGAAATTGGTTTGGATATTTCTTGCAACCTGGGTTCACTTAACATTCTCAATGTCATGGAGCACAAATCAATCGAAAAGACAGTTAAGCTTGCGACAGACTCTTTAACACACGTGTCTGAAACGACTGATATCCGCAACGCGCCTGCTGTAAGACGGGCAAATAAAGCGATGAAATCAATCGGTCTCGGCGCTATGAACCTTCACGGCTATCTTGCGCAAAACGGCATTGCGTATGAAAGTCCGGAAGCGCGTGACTTCGCAAACACGTTTTTTATGATGGTGAACTTCTACTCCATCCAGCGCTCAGCGGAAATCGCAAAAGAGAAGGGCGAAACGTTTGATCAATATGAAGGATCAACCTATGCGACAGGTGAATATTTCGAAAAATACGTTTCAACAGATTTCTCACCGAAATACGAAAAAATCGCTACTCTATTTGAAGGTATGCATATCCCGACAGCAGAGGACTGGGAAAAGCTAAAAGCATTTGTGGCTGAACACGGCATGTACCACAGCTACAGATTATGCATTGCGCCAACAGGCTCTATCTCATACGTTCAATCAAGCACGGCGTCTGTCATGCCGATTATGGAACGGATTGAAGAAAGAACATACGGGAACTCAAAAACGTACTACCCAATGCCTGGGCTTGCATCTAATAACTGGTTCTTCTATAAAGAAGCCTATGATATGGACATGTTTAAGGTTGTGGATATGATCGGGACTATCCAGCAGCACATTGATCAGGGAATCAGCTTCACGTTGTTCTTAAAAGATACAATGACGACTCGTGATTTAAACCGAATCGATCTGTATGCACATCACAGAGGAATTAAAACCATTTACTATGCAAGAACGAAAGATACTGGGCAAGACAGCTGCCTTTCTTGTGTTGTTTGA
- a CDS encoding YmzC family protein, with product MFESEAELRRIRIALVWIAVFLLFGACGNQDTIIETDSGNSGYETPQPTSFPLEHNHFGVVEDGYIKIYEYNESRNEVKLKKEYSDDDELE from the coding sequence TTGTTTGAAAGTGAAGCAGAACTTAGACGAATCAGGATTGCGCTTGTGTGGATAGCCGTATTTTTGCTGTTCGGGGCGTGCGGGAATCAAGACACCATCATTGAAACAGACAGCGGCAATTCAGGCTATGAAACGCCTCAGCCAACCTCGTTTCCTCTTGAACATAATCATTTTGGCGTTGTGGAGGACGGCTATATCAAAATTTATGAGTATAATGAGTCCCGCAATGAGGTAAAGCTGAAAAAAGAATATTCGGATGATGATGAGCTTGAATAA
- the glnA gene encoding type I glutamate--ammonia ligase — protein sequence MAKYTREDIVKLVKEENVKYIRLQFTDILGTIKNVEIPVSQLEKALDNKVMFDGSSIEGFVRIEESDMYLYPDLNTFVIFPWTAEKGKVARFICDIYNPDGTPFEGDPRNNLKRILKEMEDLGFSDFNLGPEPEFFLFKLDEKGEPTLELNDKGGYFDLAPTDLGENCRRDIVLELEEMGFEIEASHHEVAPGQHEIDFKYAGAVRSCDDIQTFKLVVKTIARKHGLHATFMPKPLFGVNGSGMHCNLSLFKDGVNSFYDENADLQLSETAKHFIAGIVKHATSFTAVTNPTVNSYKRLVPGYEAPCYVAWSAQNRSPLIRIPASRGISTRVEVRSVDPAANPYLALSVLLAAGLDGIKNKLEAPAPIDRNIYVMNKEERMENGIVDLPATLAEALEEFKSNEVMVKALGEHLFEHFIESKEIEWDMFRTQVHPWEREQYMSQY from the coding sequence ATGGCAAAGTACACTAGAGAAGATATCGTAAAATTAGTCAAAGAAGAAAACGTGAAGTATATCCGTCTTCAGTTTACTGACATTCTTGGAACAATCAAGAACGTTGAAATTCCTGTAAGCCAGCTTGAAAAAGCGCTTGATAATAAAGTCATGTTTGACGGTTCTTCTATTGAAGGATTCGTTCGCATCGAAGAGTCAGACATGTACCTGTATCCAGATCTGAATACATTTGTTATCTTCCCATGGACAGCTGAAAAAGGTAAAGTAGCACGTTTCATCTGTGATATCTACAATCCGGATGGTACACCTTTCGAAGGTGACCCGCGAAACAATTTAAAACGGATTCTGAAAGAAATGGAAGACCTCGGCTTCAGTGATTTCAACCTCGGACCTGAGCCTGAATTCTTCTTATTCAAATTAGACGAAAAAGGCGAGCCGACGCTTGAACTAAACGACAAAGGCGGATATTTCGACTTGGCTCCAACTGACTTGGGAGAAAACTGCCGCCGTGATATCGTACTTGAGCTTGAAGAGATGGGCTTTGAAATCGAAGCGTCTCACCATGAAGTTGCGCCTGGCCAGCACGAAATCGACTTTAAATATGCTGGTGCTGTCCGCTCTTGTGACGACATCCAAACGTTTAAACTAGTTGTCAAAACAATTGCCCGCAAACACGGTCTGCATGCGACATTTATGCCAAAACCGTTGTTCGGTGTGAACGGTTCCGGTATGCACTGCAATCTATCACTCTTCAAAGATGGCGTTAACTCATTCTATGACGAAAACGCTGATCTTCAGTTAAGTGAAACAGCGAAACACTTCATTGCAGGTATCGTGAAGCACGCAACAAGCTTTACAGCAGTAACAAACCCGACTGTGAACTCTTACAAACGTCTTGTCCCTGGCTATGAAGCACCTTGCTACGTAGCATGGAGCGCGCAAAACAGAAGCCCGCTTATCCGTATCCCGGCTTCCCGCGGCATCAGCACACGTGTTGAAGTACGCAGCGTAGACCCAGCTGCTAACCCGTACCTTGCACTCAGCGTATTGCTTGCTGCAGGCTTAGACGGAATCAAAAACAAACTGGAAGCGCCAGCTCCAATCGACCGCAACATCTACGTGATGAACAAAGAAGAGCGCATGGAAAACGGAATCGTCGACCTTCCAGCAACACTTGCGGAAGCGCTAGAAGAATTCAAATCAAACGAAGTCATGGTCAAAGCGCTAGGCGAGCACCTATTCGAACATTTCATCGAGTCAAAAGAAATCGAATGGGATATGTTCCGCACGCAAGTTCATCCTTGGGAACGCGAACAGTATATGTCTCAGTATTAA
- a CDS encoding aminotransferase class I/II-fold pyridoxal phosphate-dependent enzyme, translated as MFDTLTHGELLKKTAMEVEADIAGVHKQIEEISERNEWRVLQSYRKHKVSDTHFTPSTGYGYDDIGRDTLESIYADVFGGEAGLVRPQIISGTHAISIALFGVLRPGDELLYITGKPYDTLEEIVGVRGGENAGSLKDFQIGYNAVDLTEDGKIDYDAVAAAINPKTKVIGIQRSKGYANRPSFLISEIKEMIRFVKEINENLIVFVDNCYGEFVEELEPCHVGADLMAGSLIKNPGGGLAKTGGYLVGKAKWIEACSYRMTSPGIGREAGASLYSLQEMYQGFFLAPHVVSQSLKGAVFTARFLEKLSFTSNPKWDAKRTDLIQSVEFSDREKMIAFCQAIQYASPINAHVTPYPAYMPGYEDDVIMAAGTFIQGASIELSADGPIRPPYVAYVQGGLTYSHVKNAICSAVDSLMEKKLI; from the coding sequence ATGTTTGACACATTAACACACGGAGAATTATTGAAAAAAACGGCAATGGAAGTGGAGGCGGACATTGCCGGCGTTCATAAACAAATAGAAGAAATCAGTGAGCGCAATGAATGGAGAGTGCTTCAAAGCTATAGAAAACACAAAGTAAGCGACACTCATTTCACGCCGTCTACTGGATACGGCTATGATGATATCGGAAGAGATACGCTTGAAAGCATTTATGCGGATGTGTTTGGCGGAGAAGCGGGATTGGTAAGACCGCAAATTATCTCAGGCACACACGCCATTTCGATTGCTCTTTTCGGTGTTCTCAGACCGGGGGACGAGCTCCTTTATATAACGGGCAAGCCATATGATACGCTAGAAGAAATTGTGGGCGTCAGAGGCGGAGAAAACGCTGGATCATTAAAGGATTTTCAAATCGGCTACAATGCGGTTGATCTGACGGAAGACGGTAAAATAGACTATGATGCAGTCGCCGCTGCGATCAATCCGAAGACGAAAGTAATCGGCATTCAGCGCTCAAAGGGATATGCGAATCGTCCTTCTTTCTTAATCAGTGAAATAAAAGAAATGATCCGTTTCGTAAAAGAAATCAATGAAAACCTGATCGTATTTGTGGACAATTGTTACGGTGAATTTGTAGAAGAGCTTGAGCCTTGCCATGTCGGAGCCGATCTGATGGCGGGATCTCTCATTAAAAATCCCGGCGGAGGCCTTGCGAAAACAGGAGGCTATCTCGTCGGAAAAGCGAAATGGATTGAAGCTTGCTCATACCGTATGACGTCACCGGGCATCGGCAGGGAAGCAGGGGCATCTCTTTATTCGCTCCAAGAAATGTATCAAGGCTTCTTTTTGGCGCCTCACGTTGTGTCGCAAAGTTTAAAGGGAGCGGTGTTTACCGCAAGGTTCCTAGAAAAACTAAGCTTTACTTCAAACCCGAAATGGGATGCGAAAAGAACGGATTTGATTCAATCTGTTGAGTTTTCTGACAGAGAAAAAATGATTGCCTTTTGCCAGGCGATTCAATATGCCTCACCGATCAATGCGCACGTTACGCCTTATCCGGCCTACATGCCGGGATATGAAGATGATGTCATTATGGCAGCAGGCACATTTATCCAAGGAGCAAGCATCGAATTATCAGCAGATGGCCCTATCCGCCCGCCGTATGTAGCGTATGTTCAGGGAGGATTAACCTATTCTCATGTGAAGAATGCCATCTGCAGTGCAGTGGATTCACTCATGGAAAAGAAATTAATTTAA
- the spoVK gene encoding stage V sporulation protein K, which yields MLERAVTYKNNGQINIILNGQKQVLTNAEAEAEYQAALQKNEAKHGILKEMEKEMSTLVGMEEMKRNIKEIYAWIFVNQKRAEQGLKVGKQALHMMFKGNPGTGKTTVARLIGRLFFEMNVLSKGHLIEAERADLVGEYIGHTAQKTRDLIKKSLGGILFIDEAYSLARGGEKDFGKEAIDTLVKHMEDKQHEFILILAGYSREMDHFLSLNPGLQSRFPISIDFPDYSVTQLMEIAKRMIAEREYQLSQEAEWKLKDYLMTVKSTTSPIKFSNGRFVRNVIEKSIRAQAMRLLMGDQYLKSDLMTIKSQDLSIKEEASGSV from the coding sequence ATGTTGGAGCGCGCTGTGACATATAAAAACAACGGACAGATCAACATTATTCTTAACGGACAAAAGCAGGTGCTGACGAATGCTGAGGCAGAGGCGGAATATCAAGCTGCATTGCAAAAAAACGAAGCGAAGCACGGTATTTTAAAGGAAATGGAAAAAGAGATGAGCACGTTGGTTGGGATGGAGGAAATGAAGCGTAACATCAAGGAAATATACGCTTGGATTTTTGTAAACCAAAAACGCGCGGAGCAAGGCTTGAAGGTGGGGAAGCAAGCGCTGCACATGATGTTTAAAGGAAATCCGGGAACAGGAAAAACGACGGTTGCTCGGCTGATCGGCAGGCTGTTCTTTGAAATGAATGTCTTGTCAAAAGGCCACTTGATAGAAGCAGAGCGGGCTGATCTGGTCGGGGAATATATCGGCCACACCGCCCAAAAGACGAGAGATTTAATCAAAAAATCATTAGGAGGCATTTTGTTTATAGACGAAGCTTACTCGCTGGCAAGAGGCGGCGAAAAGGACTTTGGGAAAGAAGCGATCGATACGCTCGTCAAGCATATGGAAGATAAACAGCATGAGTTTATTTTGATCCTCGCCGGATATTCTCGGGAGATGGATCATTTTCTCTCATTAAATCCCGGTCTCCAATCAAGATTTCCCATCTCCATTGATTTTCCGGATTATTCTGTCACCCAGCTCATGGAGATAGCGAAACGAATGATCGCAGAAAGAGAATACCAGCTCAGTCAAGAAGCGGAATGGAAATTGAAAGATTACTTAATGACAGTGAAAAGCACAACAAGTCCCATTAAATTCAGCAATGGCCGTTTTGTCAGAAATGTGATCGAAAAATCGATCAGAGCGCAAGCCATGAGGCTTTTAATGGGCGATCAATACTTAAAGAGCGACTTGATGACCATTAAAAGCCAAGATCTCTCCATTAAAGAAGAAGCGTCTGGCTCTGTATAG